gccttacctgccatggTAGCTCGAGAGTGGCAGTGAGGGGTTCCGTGACCGCTGGGGTCAGCGCCTCTCCCCTGAGCTCACATTGCCCCTCAGTGACCCGTACGGTCCTGTGATGTCAGAGGCATTGCTCTGCGCCTGCCCCGTCACCAACACTTACTGTGGCTGCTCAGTACAACCTTCCATTGTTTCCAAGGAGATTCTAAAGAGGAgggtctgctggttggcgactCTGCACATAGAAGGATGTTGGAACAAGATGCTCGTTGTGGTCTTTTTCAGCCCAGACCACTCTGTGATCAAGAAGGTTTATGCCATGCTAGTAAAATGTAGACTTTAATAGAAAGCTGCAGGAATAGGAATgcagagagaaaggaataaaatagtGTGTTCTTTTACTGGCCATATTGCCTAAGTGGAACCACTACTCAACAAGCTTGAGTAAAGTAAATTACTTTACAGATAAATGAAGTAgatccaaataatttttatgaACTGCTGTATCACAAAACATCATTCAACACTGCGAAATAGATTTTTATTACTGCCATTCGAGGGTAGACATCCACACAACTCACCTGAAATTGTCAATCCACAACGTTTTATAGGAACGTATCCAGAGTTCAGAGTTAAAAGTAGTAGCAGGTTGTGAGATGAATGATGAATGAGATGAATGATATCAGTGAATCAGTACCTGATTCAttttccagttgttttgttCCCAAAATGGGAGCTGCTCAGTGCATCCTTCAAATACTGCATATTAATCTATGTAGATAAACATTGGCTCTTTAGTTTCAGATACTCAAGTTATTACACTGCATGCAACTACCAGATCTTCTACTTGAGCACTGCCCTCTCTGTCTGTTACAATTCTGTTTCTCGTAGCAACATATAGCGCTACCACTGTGTACTTCCATACCTTTCCTTCCCCCTGGAAGATGCATTGGTGAACCATACATTCTTCATATGGGGTTCAAAAGGAGGGGCTGGCTTAATaatgggaggaggaagagattCCTGCAATGACTGTTCACTGCGTGGTTCCTGTATGTGCAAGATCTTAGACATTCTCTCCTCTATTTTGTAGGTGTGACAACAGTGATTTAGTTGTATATACCACTTCCATAGTCTTGTACTGCACCACTCCCATTGGAGAAGAGGGTTTCCCTGCTAGCACTGTCTTTTGGACATTAAAAAGTCCTCTAAAAATGATGGATGATTCCCTTCTGTATTTGTCAGCTTCTTGTGTTACCCACAAAGAGACCTCTCTCCCAAACTGAGTACCATTTCTCTGTGTCTTTAAAATTATGTGAAAAAATTTCAGCGGGGCAAGTTGAATCCTCAGGTCCATGCTGCCATGTATGTGTTGACAACCCATTGATTGCAAAGGATGAGtaaggagctcatgcgcaagctcaaaggaaagaagaaggtccatgaaatgtggaaaaagggtctgaccacttgggaagaatataggaatgtagtcagggcctgNNNNNNNNNNNNNNNNNNNNNNNNNNNNNNNNNNNNNNNNNNNNNNNNNNNNNNNNNNNNNNNNNNNNNNNNNNNNNNNNNNNNNNNNNNNNNNNNNNNNACCTCTGTTTTGGGTGCCACttctggaagaggaagaaaatcccCACAGGGGTAATGCCAGCTTTCCCACACCCACTCGGTGCAAACACCCCCCTACCGGGTCTGCTGCCCCCAGACTCACCGTTGTTCATCCAACTCAGGAGGTCATTGATGTCACTGATGTCCTCTGGGATGTTTGAGCTCGTTGTCGCTGCTGGAAAAGCAAGAACATCCCCAGTGAGGCAATGCCACCTTTTCCACAGCCACCCGGTGCGGACAGCCTGCCACCctctctgcagcccccaaactcaccaCCTGATTCCAGCGCTGCGGTGCTGCAGGTGAGCGGAGCCGACGTGGGATGGGGGCACATGTTGGTGGTTGCTGGGTGCCCCTGGTCCTCCGTGAGCACCACGGCATCTCCGAAGGGCTGCACCGCCTGCTCCCTGCTGACGAGCAGGGTGCAGGGCACGGGGAGCACGTGCTGCTGCACTGGCTGTCCTCGGAGNNNNNNNNNNNNNNNNNNNNNNNNNNNNNNNNNNNNNNNNNNNNNNNNNNNNNNNNNNNNNNNNNNNNNNNNNNNNNNNNNNNNNNNNNNNNNNNNNNNNGAAACAATGGTATTGTGGCTAATCTCACAAACCTGTAGCTCCTGTATCCCCTGTATCCCCTGGCAAATgtaaaaggcagaagaaagttTACATAAACCACAAAACTGGTGTTTCTTGCACTAAAGAATTACCTAATGCGTAACAGGACATGCTAGGCTTGTTTACTTCATAGCATCTGCTGGCTTcaacatatattttttacttataAGACTATCTACCACAACAAGGTTGGCAAAACTGTAGTGATTTATATCTTTCCGAAGGAGTCAGGCTCCTGCCTGAGCAAAACACCTCTTTTCATTAGCATACCTTTTATTTGTTATAGCAACTTCAAATCACTAAAGTCTGTTTGCAGCCATTCTGATAATACTTCCTAAAGATAAAAATTTCAGGCCACTGAAGCAGGATTCCATAATGCACTATTCAATGGCATGAGAAGATGCTGACACAATCATAAGATTATTTATGAGAATTAACTCTTATCCATACTGATAAACATCAAGGAATTATAGGATTTCCGAGATGATGCCAAAGCTGCTGTACCCAAAGTCTTTAACCAAAAATGTACCATTAATGTGTTATTACTGTAAAGcacatttcttttcacttttatgGAATGGTAAAGAGAATCTACACGTGGTGCAGAATCAAGCAAtgaaaaattattctaaaaCTATGACTTCAAATTATTCTTTTAGTTACAACGTCATttaagactttttctttttgaataatCTACTTCCTAACATGCATATTCatcttttttaattactgaaagTTTAACAGTGTTATACTGTAGCAtagtaacaataataaaaattgtCTCTCACCTTCTGTTTGTACATCCCAAACAATAAGAACATTAGCAACATCCACAGAGATAACATGATCACCAAAAGGCTGCAGAAGGTGTATTCTTGCCTTGTGACCTTCATAGGTATGTACTACCTAAAAATTTTTAACAGGGAAGTTTTCAGTATAAAATGTTCAGGTAGCATACAATGTTAGCACAGTGCTTGAGGATGGCTAATATACATGAGCATGAGTACAAACTTAAAATAGATGGAAAGGCCACACAACTTTAagtagaatatatatatatgtatatataattttctttggtattaaaagctgtttgttcgcaagatattttaaataatttttaaattatttgaattaaGTAATTATGAAtagaattttaagaaataactaTTGCAATTAATACATAAAACATAAGTCAGCCATCATGAAATCGGTTATTACAAATTTCCATTTTATGCTGTTTAATTTTCTACATTAGGAGCAATAAAATAGTTTCTTAAAAACGAAGGTAACAAACAGctacagaaatgcaaatttgGAGAAAACTAACTGTACCACCAATTAATAAGTAAACTCTTAAAAACCTCTTTGTTCCTGGCAATAGCATGGAAAACATTGCCATACGAAGCAAATATCAACATTCGGTCTGCTGCCAAACAAGTAATGTCTTGTAGCAAAGCATTGCCTgcaaatcaaacagaaaaattcaaCAGGTTTCACCTTTATAACCAAAGATAAAGTCTGACAATGCGTTTGTTTAGTTTGGTGACACACCAATAAAACTGTTTTAGTATAGGCATTTCTGTAAgaacacatttatttcagatagCTCTTATGAATATCACATCTGGTAAAACGAGAAGTAATATCACACTGATAAACTGCAACGTGGTTCTTTCATAAAATACTGAATTGTTACTTCAAGTAAAGGCACACCTTAGCTTCCTGAAGGCTTACAGATAACAACAATGTAACACTTTCTACAGACTGTTAAAGCCACACAGCCCAGTGGAAACACTAGATGAAGGTGCCCCTGCCTATAGCatggaggttggaactagatgatcttaaaggtcccttccaaccaaacccattctatgattctgtgctctgaTTCTActtatgatgatgatgatgatgatgcaGGGATACAATCAGGTCACAGAAATCGGGTACCCTGCAAAGGCAGAGCCTGCTTAGGCCAAGACACTCAAGAAAAAGGGCACCAACCACATAACATCAATAAATAACAACCACTCATCAGAGAGGCggatcatttattttctcagtcaCGACTCTGTATTTTAACATCTCCAATTCTGTACTTCAACATCACACTTCACAAGAAAGTGTAAGTGATTGTCTATTAAAAGGTGTAGCCTactaaaaagtatttcagaaaacgTGCAACATTTTTACCATTTTGTACACTGAGGGCAGAAGGTATGCTTATTTATAGCGTCACACCTTCACTGCTGAATTTATAATCTGGTCCCACCTATGTAACAGTTAATTGTCCCATTTACGAGCTCAgctattaatgaaaaatatttggctTTTATGAGATCCATGTAAGAAGTTTATGGAAAACTTTACTTTTCAGGACAGCATTCATGTTCCTGAATCACCTAACTGCTGGCCAAGTGTTTCAGATGTCATCCCACCCAGTTCCTCTCAAAGCCAGATTACAACACCCATTAAATAAAGTTAGCTTTAACTATGCCATCTGAGTCTTAAAACCTTCTgggaaactctctctctcagTATCTGTGCTGTATCGTAGCTCTCCCTCAGTCAAGGATACTGACTAATCACCAGCCTGAACCTGCAGACTGCCTGCTGCCCTTTGTTATACAGTTATAGTGTCAACCATCACCCACGCAAGTTCAGCTTTGTGAGTACCCTTCCAGTAATAGCCTACTTCTTGTGACTTATCCCCTCAGCAAACCAAGCAGATCCAGTTACTTCAATATATCTTCCTATGCCTTATTCCTGAGCTGGCTATCGCAGTCTACATGTGGTCTTACCATCAGAAAGTACAGAGCAACAACAGCTTTTGCAGAACTGCTGGTTGTCTTCCTACCATAGCTCAGCACAGTGTTTACCTTATTTGGAGTTACTGCATTCCTGGCCCACTCTCAGCCTGGCATCAGCACAACCTCAGCAGCTTGTCAGCAGGGTGCCATGCAGGCAATCGGCTCCTGGGTTGTTGTTCTAACCCAGGTGCAAGCATTCTCTGCTTGCCTTGCTGAATACTGCATGGTTTCAGCTGGCTGGCCCCATCCCAACACTCCGCAACACCTTGCCAGGCTGAAGCTGAGGTTGTTGATGAAGGCACTGAACATGTTGATAACTAGTGTAGGCTTTGCCACCCACTGCCAACTCCATGTCAAGCTATGCTTTCATGTCATTTGTCCCCAGCAGTCCAGCCCATTCTTAACACTGTGAAGACTTTCAGTGCTATCTGTTATGATCCCATAATTATTCTCCTTCAAGTAGCCATAAAAACAATGAAGAGTGGAAATAACAGCTTTAACTGATGCTCGCTCCTTTAAAGCCTAGAGGTGGTTTTGGAAAAACAAGAGTGAGAAGAGCTTCACAAGGCATATGCCTAAGAGAACTAAATCATAGCTGCAACAGCAATCCTGTTTCCAAATTAACACCCAGTATTTCAGAGACTTCCTCACTGAAAACAGTAACAAACATAAATCATTTTGCCCTTCCAAAATGATAATTGGTGCAGCTATTATattaaaagacaaataaataatatttttttaaaaaaaacaagaatctGTGCATACTTACTCACTGCAACAATACCAAGCTTCTTCACCTGTAACgagaaaaaggtatttttagtGATGAATTTGctacagaaattcaaaattctAGGATTTAGCCTAGCTGAGATTAGGAATTTGCATGcctcaaaaaagaaagaatgataGATTTCCCTTAGTTTACAATGGCATTTAAGGCAAAAGCTGCAGATAGCAGTTCAAAAGGCAAGGGACAATAGTTGCTGAAAGACAGCCATTCAGCAAACTCTATATTAAAGTGCATGGAGCTAAGCACACATGGATATCTTGCAGCGTCTGGACAAACCTGTTTTCACATTATCTCTGCTTCATTCCATATTTTGTCAGTCTTAACTCTGTTCACATGGAATTTGCTTCAGCGAGTGTCATCAGCACCCAGAGATGCTGATGGTTCAAGCTCTGTGAAGACGCCTGACAAAAGCAAACACTAAAAAACTGACAGAGAGGCACAGGAAAATCTGCACCATACAGCTTGCGCTCTGCTGTAAAATACAATAACTTGATACAgctctattattatttttatacacTCTATttgcatggggaaaaaaaaaagaaagtcagcaTCACATGCTCTCNNNNNNNNNNNNNNNNNNNNNNNNNNNNNNNNNNNNNNNNNNNNNNNNNNNNNNNNNNNNNNNNNNNNNNNNNNNNNNNNNNNNNNNNNNNNNNNNNNNNAACCTATTAAGTTTGTTTGCCCAACAGCTTCAAAAATGAATTCCAGAAGTTGATAACATCTTTATTCAAGCattctaaataaaattatgatttcacaatatttctaatttttgttATACTTCTTCTGCCCTATCTAATACCAAGGAAACTAACTCATACTAAGTTCCACAAATATTCAAGTAGTTCATGTcaatgtaaaaaagaaaaaaaaaccctactatATCCTGCATAGTTAGTAACCAAACTTTTATCTTCAACAAAAGAGAGTTTCCAATCTACAGTCATATCCATGGGCAGCTGAAACAGGCttagagttttctttttgtggttGTGCTTCACCAAAACGGAAATTTAGCAAgttcattttgatttaaatgAAGAGTACTTTACTCAAAGACTGAAATGGGTGTGTGAATTCAAAAGAACCAGGTTATATTTATACACAAATATAGGCCTCGTATCAAAAATCATTGTTAAGATTTACATATTTCTCTGTTCAAATGAGACTAGACTCAGTATCGTAAGTTCTGTAGGCAGTAAGCAACACTACTGTAACTAGCTGGAGTGCTtacaagacaaaataaaagctgcaaATATATTCAGCAGAAACATCCATTCATTAGTCATTCAAGCACTAACATTTTAATGCACGTTCACAGAGAAGATGCTTCTGAGAATTAAATTTATACACTCACAGCATACTGATCACTCTGCAGTAACTCCAACAGCTGTGTACTACGATAGCTCTTGGaacattaaaaaacagtttACTTTTACTGAAAAAGAGTACCATATGTCATGCCTCCAGTGCAGTACACAAGAAAGTGTGTACTTATCTTCAGCCTTTGAAATGAACACTCTCATTCCaaactttgtttctgaaatgctttttcaaaacattttcccaaATTCCATTTAGCTTTAGTGATGTTACACGCATTTTAAAAAGACCTACCTGTACGAAAAGATATTGCTGTGATGGGGCCCCAGTCTTGTTGGAATTTCATAAGAGTTTCATCAAACTTAATATTATGTATAATGATATGGCCAGATACGAGACCAACTGCGATAACATCTACTGCTGGGGCCTGTGGAAAcattgaaagaaaactgaaaaagcttGCAACCACCCTATAAATATCAGTACCAGAACAAACAATAAAGGCATCTTTTGCATGAGAACCCCTATTAAGCATTTAATACGAAGAGAGATGCAAGATTTCACATCTGCTCTTCACTGATTAGAACAGTtacattttcagatgttttgatTCCTTAGAAAAATATTCCAAGTTTCCAATAATTTTGGTAGATTGGTATGTATATAGTCACAGATACACATTCAGAAGTTTCACACAAGACCAACACAGATCATTTTCAGAGGTGTTAGCAACGCTTTAAATACTCTAGTAAGATTAAACTCATTTTTgtatcaggaaaaataaagcaattagAAAATCTTTGCCTGAATCAATAAAATCTACAACTTACTACTATTTCTGATGTGAAAAAATTTAAGTAGCAAGAAACTTCCAGTGTCATGGAAATAACACAATACACTGGTGCCTTGTGAAcgccttgtttgtttttgtgaactCATTATGTGATTCAGTGAATAAAGTCTACAGAAGCAATGAGCCAAAAACATGCAAGATGCTAAACACGACAGAGCTAGCACTGGCCTTCAAATCTACCTCTCTTCAGTATCTAATAGAGGGTTATCTGTATGTCTTGAAAAGACTACACGTTATTTTCATTGACGCCATTTTAAACTACAATATCTTGCCTCATATTGTCTAATATGCTGTAGGGTGTTACTAGCATGCCTTGAAAAGAACAgacattatttccattttaaactaCAGTATTTTGCTTCCTATTTTTGAAGAGTTACGTAAGACAGTAAGATGAAAGAAATACTAACTTGTGCGAGAGTTGTGATCCCCAAGCCCCATCCTGGAAATGAGTACAAGAGtttgctggaaaacaaacaaaacaaaaaataatcaacTAACTTTTCAGGATTTTTCATGTTAAGATGAATACTTTTCATGCATTTACACGAACAAGTATGTAAGTTTTTTGCTCTTAAATAcctcttagaagaaaaaaatataattatgtttcagaataaaactttcagtaatttctatttgaaaaaaaaaaactagcatTAATATTTCAAAGATTACATAATTACGCAGCAAGAATACAGAGGAAGACTCATTTGTTGTTAGTTGTTTCCTGTACTATTCTGCTTTAAACACACCTCTTCAAAATTCCTATCAACACACAAAGCAAGTCTCAGGTCAgcttctaaataaaaaataaatcatttactCACAGAGTAACGTCGCTGCAAAGTAACTCATATTTATAGTAAAGGTATACCAACATTGTTGCTGTTACAATTTATATTATTGAGAGAAAAGACAACCAATATAGTCACAAAGCTCTTAATGTGAACTAACTAAGGCAATATTTAAGAACATAAGCAAAAATTATTCCTCCACCACCAAGTCAGTCATTCTTAAAAGACTGCTAGCAGGCATCTATCCAtatctctcttttctttcttgctagAGTCTACCAAAGCTTCGTCTCAGTTCTGCAAGTTTAGCCTTTATCTAATTGTGCCAATACGTATCCACAACATAATCTCTGGAGGGAACAAGCAATGGAAAATAGAAATTGCTTAACACAGCAAAGTTGCCAAAAGGACAGTAACAGTTATGTAAATTCATGTATAGCGAAGCAAGAAACCAAGACATTtaagcaagatttttttttttttaactatctGGAGTAAATTGTACCCTATATGCTGTGACTTGCATTAAAGAGACACAAAAGTAACACAAGTAGAAACATTTACTTCTCTGTACTTTCTAGATTATTTCCCAATTTTCATAGCACATGTTTCTGAAACATCAGAatgtgaggaaaataaaagctttactTTCACATAAAGTACACAGCaggtacagaaataaaaaattcaacCATCTAATCCAAGTTAACACCTATCTGCAGTACATATATTAATATGCAGCAAAAGTTAAGCTCCATGAGTGAGAAAGCAGTTGATCATAGTAAACATGATATACTGTCATCTGGACAGTGTTCAGCTGGGACATGTTCAGAGAAAACTACATGTCTACACATCTCTTTCTTAAGTCTACTGATCAAATGCTAATCGCCTCCACACTACATGCCAGCAGCTCCTTGGAGCAGCACCAACCAAAGGGGGGCAGGAAGCCTGGACATGCATTTACTATTCTTTCAACTATTTTCATGGGAAAGGTATGTGATTCcaagaaattggaaaaaaaaaccaaaacactttaataaaaaaagattcctgaacaatccctgacattctgcAGGGACAGTAAATAACACGTAGTTTGAAAGATACCAGCATGCAGGGAGCAGCAACATTCTCTGTTCCCGGAGA
Above is a window of Meleagris gallopavo isolate NT-WF06-2002-E0010 breed Aviagen turkey brand Nicholas breeding stock chromosome 4, Turkey_5.1, whole genome shotgun sequence DNA encoding:
- the LOC104910783 gene encoding WD repeat-containing protein 36-like, encoding MLSILGRVRRDKERSIVGEEYLQVVFDKATFAVSAILHPSTYLNKILLGSEQGGLQLWNIRSNKLLYSFPGWGLGITTLAQAPAVDVIAVGLVSGHIIIHNIKFDETLMKFQQDWGPITAISFRTGRSF